CCTTGTCTGTACAAAGGACACATTTAGGCCAGCAATGGACAAAGTGTCTTGGAGCTGACCTGAAATTTTCTGTATATAGGAATCTAGATATTTTTTCATAGCTagttatataataaataaaaattttatacCAGTGAGTTGCTCCATTATTTATGATTATATATagtaaaatagaataaaacaaaaccatataCTAATATAAACAACAGCCCACATGAAAATACGTAATTATTCTATCCCAATAAAAAATCATTCCAAAGAGTTGAATCCACAATTaagtttaaataataataataaaaataatagagcACATATTAAGTGTCACGATATTTTTGGCGGAAAGGGTTTTCATCAAGCAGATGCATTCATACAGATATAACATACGTGTAATATATAGATACAGTGGGCATTTCATATTCTTGTAGCAATATAATTTCTATTCTACATCATACGTATGTATCACACataggattttattttgacatACAAGTCAAGCCGTATCTAGGGTTGCTATCTGTTCTGACCCATATTAATGCTCTCTACTTAGTGCATTTATGAGCAGCAACCTGGAAACAGCTTGGATCTTGTCTCAATAAAATACAATGTTGCAGAATCAGGATTGTGCAAATCTTTCTTGATCTCAGCCAAACCCACAGTGTTGGTAAAAGCCTTTCACAGTGAATCGGGGCTCGTGGGCTCTTGGCTTGAACTCAACCAAACGGACAGTGCTGAACTGGTTCTAATCAGAAATGCAGCCCAGCTGTCCCCGGCCCCTGTGATCATCACACAGTCACTGAATGGCTTGGCTTGGAAGGCTCCTTAGAAATTGCCTtgttcagccctgctgccaaggacagggacaccttgcactgggccgggttgctccaagccccagccaggctggcctggagcactgccagggatggggcagccgcagcttccctgggcagcgtGGGCCAGGGCCTCAGCAGCCTCAGAGGCCACAATGTCCTCCCCATCTGCAGCCTAAGCCCTCCCTGGGGCCAGGCCGGGCCGCAGCAGGGAGCACCTCAtggggctgtgcccggggagggaacggccctgcccagggacagcagggctctggcaccagggacagcagggacagcagggacagcagtgccgGGCACGGCCGCAGGGACACACGTGGCCGCAGTCACTgtcaggagcagagaggaacCTTCTCGCTCTCTGCAACTCCCAGACACGACGGCTGGGCTAGTGcagctcaggctctgctcccaggaaacaaGGGACAcgacaagagggaatggcctcaagttCCGCCACGGGAGGCTTAGATTGGGTATTAGGGAAAAATTTCTCCTCCAGAAGGGTTggcaagcactggcacaggctgcccatggAACTGGTGCCATTGACATTGCTTGAGACGCTTCAGgaatgtgtagatgtggcacctggggacatggtgaTCAGGTGGTCTTGCCAGTGTCGGGTCTGTGCACTCTGACTTGATGGCACGATGAATGTGGGGCACCACACAGCCCAGGTGCTGGCAGCTGTAAACTGGCTCAAGCCATAGAGTAGAGCCTTCCATGTCAGCTAGCACCggtgctggcagctgagccACTGGCAACATgccaccttcccctgctgcagaaCCCTTTTAGGGTcaagctggggcaggggagggggggcagtgattctcccagctcctgagcacaagctgagaaaagggaaatcaTGTAACCCATCCGCCTCTCGGACTGACGCCTGGTAACAGAGGAAAGAGAGGAGCAAAGGCACAATTTGGAGTTCCATCTAGGCAGCACCAAGAGGGGATCGTTCAAATCCAGGTGTCCAGCACAGAATACACACCACAGGTTTTCCTAGAGGGGTAAAAGGTGCAAAAAAAGGACAAGACAAACCTCAAACCCAAAGAGTAGTGTTTGAGTTTTCTGTGACTGATGGCTGAGAGACATGGCTGTGCAGTGCTGATGGTCTCTTCTGTGCACACTCCTCGTCTTTGCTCATCTCAGGGGCCTGCAAAGCCAGGCGAGgctttcttcctgctcttggcTGCGCTGAGACCAAACAGCCTTGGGGTGCCCAGcgctgtgagcaggagagctgggcaaAGTCACTGCAAGCCACGCAGCCTTCCCCTCCAAGGCTCCAGAGACACAAGGGCAGAAAGCTGCGGCCTAAGCTGGACTGCACTCGGACCTTGTGGAGCTTGTGTCTGCTCTGGCatccctcctccaggctgggcagtgtaaatctgagctgctttcccaggccATCCAGGCTTTGCACAAACTGAGGCCTTGCTGAAGGCAAAGGCCAAGGAAGGGCTCTCACTTGTGCTGCCGGTGCCGTGGAAAGCCCCAGAGCAAAGAGGGCATTTCTTGTCTGCCGGGATCCCCTCTTCACAGTCTGGCCTTGCAGCTTAGCAAAACCCACACGCACAGGAGGGGACATTCCAGCAATGACTTTCACTCCAAACCTTTCCATTTTCTACcaggaaaatactgattttcccttctgcttgcAAGGGCATGGATTCCCTTGGCTGATGGATTTGGCACAAAGGTTCTCCTCACATGGAAATGCTTCCAGGCAAACTGAAACTCTTCCTCCCACCAACAACCCATTTTGTCCCACGAGACCGTGGGAAGGAGGCCCAGTGCAAATGCACcaccttcctctcctctcaAAGGAGCTGGATTCTCAGCCCAAGGGCCTGACACAATGCAGACGAGCCCTGAATTGAGGTTTTAGCTACGTGCGGGTGGTTGTATTAGCCCAGGGAAGCCACCAAATGAGCAGAGGAAAATTTCCTCAAGTTGAGCCATGGCAGATTTCAATTGGATCTCTAGGAAATTAGTCCTTCAACCAAAAGAATATGAAGCTTgggaacaggctgcctagggAAATGGCTGAGTCTCCATGCTCAGAAATGTTGAATTggcatgtggatgtggcatctGGGCACCTGGCTGATTGGAGCGCAGGCAGTGTTAAGTTTGCCAGTGGACTGCATGATCTGCAGGGACTTTTTCAACCTCACTGACTCCAAGATTCAAGTGTAGCTCAAGCAATGTCGTGCCAAAGCATAGACTCAATGATCCTCATGGGTGCCTTCTAACATGGATATCTATGAGAATGCCAATGAAGTGCAGATGAAAATCAATGCCAAGGAAAGAGCAGTGGGAGTTCTTTGAAAAAGATTGAGTCAAAGGCAGCCTTTTGCAGTACACCAGGGCCGCTCTGGGTGGCTGAGCCAGGGCGGGGACAAAGGGTGTGGCTGGCTGGATTGTGATGTGCTGTGACACCTGTGACACCACGGGACGTGTCACAATGGGGGCCGCTATAAAAGGCCGCAGCAGGCAACGCTGGCCCTGCATTGCTTGAGCAAGCGGTGAGTGCACACGTGgtggggaggctgggctgggcacaagGGCCAGGCCAGAAACGCTGAACCTGGGGCTGGCTTCTCCCCCTgcatgcagggacagcccctgaTGGGAGAACCTTGGGCAGGTcatactgctgctgctgctgctgctgctgctgctgctgcttctgctgctgctgctgctgctgctgctggggcagtgggacaggctttttgctgcctgccagctgtGTGGGGTCCTGTCCTTCCTGGCCCCGGAGCCCTGAGCATTCTCGTCCCTGCTGCCCCCACTGCTAGCTGcctccctcacagccccactCAAGGCCTTCTCTCCATCCTCCCGCAGACCATGAATTCCGTGGTATTGCTCTTCGTGCTCTTGAAAACCCTCATCCAGTACCCACAGCTCGTGGGTGATGTTCCAGATGAGGAAACACGTCTGCGCATGGAAGTGCATGCCAAGCacatggaatgggagaggatTCGGCTGGAGTGGCAGGTGGAGCAGCTGGACCTGAAGCAGAGTGGAGTGGAGCAGTCCTTGCAGCTCTTGGCTCTTGCTGTGCTCCTGTTCCTTGTCTTGGTCCTGTGGCTGATGGGGTGCAAAAAGAGCCTGAGGAGAGAGGAGCCTGAAGAAGGAAACAATGGTGCAAACAAAGAGGAGGTCAGAAATGGGCTTGCAAATGAAGAAGTGGATGTTGGAAAtgcagaagaagaagatgatGCGAATGGGGAGGAAGATGGCAATGGTGATGGTAACGTACAGGAAAACGGCAACGTTGCTGGAAATGGAGAAGATAATATTGAGAACGCAGTTGTCAATGAGGCTGCAAATGCCGCAAACAATGATCTTGCAATCGCGGCCTATGAAGGAGACAACGATTTGGACGATAACGTTGGAAGAACTCTGATGCAACGCATACAGTGGCCTGTACAGGACCTGCAGGCTGGCTGCGAGTGGACAATGAACCTGATGGATAAGTATGCGGTTTACTTTGGACACGTCTTATCAAACAGTTTCTACCCAGTCCTGCACCAAGCCATCGGGGTGGGCAGCGCCTTTGAAGGTTGGAGTCCCCGTGAGCAGGATGTTGTGTACCAGGTGCTCATACCCATGACTCCTCCCCGAGGCCACAGCTTCCACCTGGAGCTggactctgcagagcacaggcaggtgaGGAACTTCCGTGTCCGCGTGCAGCTGGAGTGCACCTgcaccaaggagcagcagggggagAACGTGCTGTGCTTCCTGCACCAGCccgaggaggagctgaggaggagTCAGGATCCCAGCCTCCTAGACACCCTGTGCACCGACTCCTACCTCGATGTGCACAAAACGGCCCGCTGGTTCCACCAGCTGGTGAGAGCCATCTGGCCAGCTTTGCCGCAGTCGCACAATTGGCATTTAACGCTGCTGCCCTCCAGACGCTGCTGCCAATTCCAGGTGACCAATGGCAGGGAAAGCTTCAGGATTGAGGTGTTGTTTGGGGTGCGCAGAGGCGACTCCGACGTCTTTGTGAGCAGCCAGCCTAAAGAGGCCCACACCCAAAGCACAACCTGGCCCGAGACCTATGCTGTGGCAGAGACTGAGTTCTTCAAGCACGTCGCCAAGCAGGCCCCCCCTGACAGTTTGCACCTCAAGTGCCTGCAGTTTTTCACCCGTCTTGTGCTGGGCTTCAGCTTCTCCACCTACAGCATGAAGACCATCGTCATGCACCTGCTCAACGTCGTGCCCGTGTCGCAGTGGCGCAGGAGAGATCTGCTGCGGCGCCTGCTGGATATCCGCGAGGGCCTGCGCTTTTGCGTGCAAGCAAAACACCTCAACCACTTCATTGTGGGGAACCAGAGGCTGCCTCCCAACATCCATTTACCCCCAGATGTTCAAAGGGGTCACACATACAATCTCTTCCATCGCCTGGCCGAGGAATCGGCCGCCCACACCCAGGCCGTTAGTGAGTACCGGGATCTGCGAAAGCGCTTCCAAAGAATCCTTCTCCCTGAACGCTGAACGGACGCACTGACGCACAGAGCTGTGCTCGTGCTGCTCgcagctggcagcacagagccacctCATAGCACTAATTTGGTGCTGTaaggagaagaggctgcaaaggctctgctgaaggtcccacagcctctcctgccgCCTCAAcagctggaaagccacaggACAGCTGATTCTGCCGCCTTGGATTATTTCATTCTCCAGAAAAGGCACCCACATTGGCATACAGCCCTGCTGCAATTTCCCCACTCCTAAGAATGCGTGTGAACACAGAACATGCCGTACCTGCGGGGCCAAAGTCACCAAACCCCACCTGCAACACGCACTTGTTCCCGCCCTTTCGGAAGCGCCAAAATTTACAGTATGAAAGAAGCGGGAATGGgggacagaaaaagaagcagagcGAAGAAGACCAAGGGGAAAAATCAACACTGCTTGGCTGCCATCAGTCAATGGACCGTGACTCTCCTTGTCTGTACAAAGGACACATTTAGGCCAGCAATGGACAAAGTGTCTTGGAGCTGACCTGAAATTTTCTGTATATAGGAATCTAGATATTTTTTCATAGCTagttatataataaataaaaattttatacCAGTGAGTTGCTCCATTATTTATGATTATATATagtaaaatagaataaaacaaaaccatataCTAATATAAACAACAGCCCACATGAAAATACGTAATTATTCTATCCCAATAAAAAATCATTCCAAAGAGTTGAATCCACAATTaagtttaaataataataataaaaataatagagcACATATTAAGTGTCACGATATTTTTGGCGGAAAGGGTTTTCATCAAGCAGATGCATTCATACAGATATAACATACGTGTAATATATAGATACAGTGGGCATTTCATATTCTTGTAGCAATATAATTTCTATTCTACATCATACGTATGTATCACACataggattttattttgacatACAAGTCAAGCCGTATCTAGGGTTGCTATCTGTTCTGACCCATATTAATGCTCTCTACTTAGTGCATTTATGAGCAGCAACCTGGAAACAGCTTGGATCTTGTCTCAATAAAATACAATGTTGCAGAATCAGGATTGTGCAAATCTTTCTTGATCTCAGCCAAACCCACAGTGTTGGTAAAAGCCTTTCACAGTGAATCGGGGCTCGTGGGCTCTTGGCTTGAACTCAACCAAACGGACAGTGCTGAACTGGTTCTAATCAGAAATGCAGCCCAGCTGTCCCCGGCCCCTGTGATCATCACACAGTCACTGAATGGCTTGGCTTGGAAGGCTCCTTAGAAATTGCCTtgttcagccctgctgccaaggacagggacaccttgcactgggccgggttgctccaagccccagccaggctggcctggagcactgccagggatggggcagccgcagcttccctgggcagcgtGGGCCAGGGCCTCAGCAGCCTCAGAGGCCACAATGTCCTCCCCATCTGCAGCCTAAGCCCTCCCTGGGGCCAGGCCGGGCCGCAGCAGGGAGCACCTCAtggggctgtgcccggggagggaacggccctgcccagggacagcagggctctggcaccagggacagcagggacagcagggacagcagtgccgGGCACGGCCGCAGGGACACACGTGGCCGCAGTCACTgtcaggagcagagaggaacCTTCTCGCTCTCTGCAACTCCCAGACACGACGGCTGGGCTAGTGcagctcaggctctgctcccaggaaacaaGGGACAcgacaagagggaatggcctcaagttCCGCCACGGGAGGCTTAGATTGGGTATTAGGGAAAAATTTCTCCTCCAGAAGGGTTggcaagcactggcacaggctgcccatggAACTGGTGCCATTGACATTGCTTGAGACGCTTCAGgaatgtgtagatgtggcacctggggacatggtgaTCAGGTGGTCTTGCCAGTGTCGGGTCTGTGCACTCTGACTTGATGGCACGATGAATGTGGGGCACCACACAGCCCAGGTGCTGGCAGCTGTAAACTGGCTCAAGCAATAGAGTAGAGCCTTCCATGTCAGCTAGCACCggtgctggcagctgagccACTGGCAACATgccaccttcccctgctgcagaaCCCTTTTAGGGTcaagctggggcaggggagggggggcagtgattctcccagctcctgagcacaagctgagaaaagggaaatcaTGTAACCCATCGGCCTCTCGGACTGACGCCTGGTAACAGAGGAAAGAGAGGAGCAAAGGCACAATTTGGAGTTCCATCTAGGCAGCACCAAGAGGGGACCGTTCAAATCCAGGTGTCCAGCACAGAATACACGCCACAGGTTTTCCTAGAGGGGTAAAAGGTGCAAAAAAAGGACAAGACAAACCTCAAACCCAAAGAGTAGTGTTTGAGTTTTCTGTGACTGATGGCTGAGAGACATGGCTGTGCAGTGCTGATGGTCTCTTCTGTGCACACTCCTCGTCTTTGCTCATCTCAGGGGCCTGCAAAGCCAGGCGAGgctttcttcctgctcttggcTGCGCTGAGACCAAACAGCCTTGGGGTGCCCAGcgctgtgagcaggagagctgggcaaAGTCACTGCAAGCCACGCAGCCTTCCCCTCCAAGGCTCCAGAGACACAAGGGCAGAAAGCTGCGGCCTAAGCTGGACTGCACTCGGACCTTGTGGAGCTTGTGTCTGCTCTGGCatccctcctccaggctgggcagtgtaaatctgagctgctttcccaggccATCCAGGCTTTGCACAAACTGAGGCCTTGCTGAAGGCAAAGGCCAAGGAAGGGCTCTCACTTGTGCTGCCGGTGCCATGGAAAGCCCCAGAGCAAAGAGGGCATTTCTTGTCTGCCGGGATCCCCTCTTCACAGTCTGGCCTTGCAGCTTAGCAAAACCCACACGCACAGGAGGGGACATTCCAGCAATGACTTTCACTCCAAACCTTTCCATTTTCTACcaggaaaatactgattttcccttctgcttgcAAGGGCATGGATTCCCTTGGCTGATGGATTTGGCACAAAGGTTCTCCTCACATGGAAATGCTTCCAGGCAAACTGAAACTCTTCCTCCCACCAACAACCCATTTTGTCCCACGAGACCGTGGGAAGGAGGCCCAGTGCAAATGCACCACCTTTCTCTCCTCTCAAAGGAGCTGGATTCTCAGCCCAAGGGCCTGACACAATGCAGACGAGCCCTGAATTGAGGTTTTAGCTACGTGCGGGTGGTTGTATTAGCCCAGGGAAGCCACCAAATGAGCAGAGGAAAATTTCCTCAAGTTGAGCCATGGCAGATTTCAATTGGATCTCTAGGAAATTAGTCCTTCAACCAAAAGAATATGAAGCTTgggaacaggctgcctagggAAATGGCTGAGTCTCCATGCTCAGAAATGTTGAATTggcatgtggatgtggcatctGGGCACCTGGCTGATTGGAGCGCAGGCAGTGTTAAGTTTGCCAGTGGACTGCATGATCTGCAGGGACTTTTTCAACCTCACTGACTCCAAGATTCAAGTGTAGCTCAAGCAATGTCGTGCCAAAGCATAGACTCAATGATCCTCATGGGTGCCTTCTAACATGGATATCTATGAGAATGCCAATGAAGTGCAGATGAAAATCAATGCCAAGGAAAGAGCAGTGGGAGTTCTTTGAAAAAGATTGAGTCAAAGGCAGCCTTTTGCAGTACACCAGGGCCGCTCTGGGTGGCTGAGCCAGGGCGGGGACAAAGGGTGTGGCTGGCTGGATTGTGATGTGCTGTGACACCTGTGACACCACGGGACGTGTCACAATGGGGGCCGCTATAAAAGGCCGCAGCAGGCAACGCTGGCCCTGCATTGCTTGAGCAAGCGGTGAGTGCACACGTGgtggggaggctgggctgggcacaagGGCCAGGCCAGAAACGCTGAACCTGGGGCTGGCTTCTCCCCCTgcatgcagggacagcccctgaTGGGAGAACCTTGGGCAGGTcatactgctgctgctgctgctgctgctgctgcttctgctgctgctgctgctgctgctgctggggcagtgggacaggctttttgctgcctgccagctgtGTGGGGTCCTGTCCTTCCTGGCCCCGGAGCCCTGAGCATTCTCGTCCCTGCTGCCCCCACTGCTAGCTGcctccctcacagccccactCAAGGCCTTCTCTCCATCCTCCCGCAGACCATGAATTCCGTGGTATTGCTCTTCGTGCTCTTGAAAACCCTCATCCAGTACCCACAGCTCGTGGGTGATGTTCCAGATGAGGAAACACGTCTGCGCATGGAAGTGCATGCCAAGCacatggaatgggagaggatTCGGCTGGAGTGGCAGGTGGAGCAGCTGGACCTGAAGCAGAGTGGAGTGGAGCAGTCCTTGCAGCTCTTGGCTCTTGCTGTGCTCCTGTTCCTTGTCTTGGTCCTGTGGCTGATGGGGTGCAAAAGGAGCCTGAGGAGAGAGGAGCCTGAAGAAGGAAACAATGGTGCAAACAAAGAGGAGGTCAGAAATGGGCTTGCAAATGAAGAAGTGGATGTTGGAAAtgcagaagaagaagatgatGCGAATGGGGAGGAAGATGGCAATGGTTATGGTAATGGGAAGATGGCAATGTTGCAGGAAATGGAGAAGATAATATTGAGAACGCAGTTGTCAATGAGGCTGCAAATGCCGCAAACAATGATCTTGCAATCGCGGCCTATGAAGGAGACAACGATTTGGACGATAACGTTGGAAGAACTCTGATGCAACGCATACAGTGGCCTGTACAGGACCTGCAGGCTGGCTGCGAGTGGACAATGAACCTGATGGATAAGTATGCGGTTTACTTTGGACACGTCTTATCAAACAGTTTCTACCCAGTCCTGCACCAAGCCATCGGGGTGGGCAGCGCCTTTGAAGGTTGGAGTCCCCGTGAGCAGGATGTTGTGTACCAGGTGCTCATACCCATGACTCCTCCCCGAGGCCACAGCTTCCACCTGGAGCTggactctgcagagcacaggcaggtgaGGAACTTCCGTGTCCGCGTGCAGCTGGAGTGCACCTgcaccaaggagcagcagggggagAACGTGCTGTGCTTCCTGCACCAGCccgaggaggagctgaggaggagTCAGGATCCCAGCCTCCTAGACACCCTGTGCACCGACTCCTACCTCGATGTGCACAAAACGGCCCGCTGGTTCCACCAGCTGGTGAGAGCCATCTGGCCAGCTTTGCCGCAGTCGCACAATTGGCATTTAAC
This genomic stretch from Cinclus cinclus chromosome 6, bCinCin1.1, whole genome shotgun sequence harbors:
- the LOC134045610 gene encoding LOW QUALITY PROTEIN: inositol 1,4,5-trisphosphate receptor-interacting protein-like 1 (The sequence of the model RefSeq protein was modified relative to this genomic sequence to represent the inferred CDS: deleted 1 base in 1 codon) encodes the protein MQGQPLMGEPWAGHTAAAAAAAAAAALLPASCVGSCPSWPRSPSILVPAAPTASCLPHSPTQGLLSILPQTMNSVVLLFVLLKTLIQYPQLVGDVPDEETRLRMEVHAKHMEWERIRLEWQVEQLDLKQSGVEQSLQLLALAVLLFLVLVLWLMGCKKSLRREEPEEGNNGANKEEVRNGLANEEVDVGNAEEEDDANGEEDGNGDGNVQENGNVAGNGEDNIENAVVNEAANAANNDLAIAAYEGDNDLDDNVGRTLMQRIQWPVQDLQAGCEWTMNLMDKYAVYFGHVLSNSFYPVLHQAIGVGSAFEGWSPREQDVVYQVLIPMTPPRGHSFHLELDSAEHRQVRNFRVRVQLECTCTKEQQGENVLCFLHQPEEELRRSQDPSLLDTLCTDSYLDVHKTARWFHQLVRAIWPALPQSHNWHLTLLPSRRCCQFQVTNGRESFRIEVLFGVRRGDSDVFVSSQPKEAHTQSTTWPETYAVAETEFFKHVAKQAPPDSLHLKCLQFFTRLVLGFSFSTYSMKTIVMHLLNVVPVSQWRRRDLLRRLLDIREGLRFCVQAKHLNHFIVGNQRLPPNIHLPPDVQRGHTYNLFHRLAEESAAHTQAVSEYRDLRKRFQRILLPER
- the LOC134045611 gene encoding LOW QUALITY PROTEIN: inositol 1,4,5-trisphosphate receptor-interacting protein-like 1 (The sequence of the model RefSeq protein was modified relative to this genomic sequence to represent the inferred CDS: inserted 1 base in 1 codon; deleted 1 base in 1 codon), which encodes MQGQPLMGEPWAGHTAAAAAAAAASALLPASCVGSCPSWPRSPSILVPAAPTASCLPHSPTQGLLSILPQTMNSVVLLFVLLKTLIQYPQLVGDVPDEETRLRMEVHAKHMEWERIRLEWQVEQLDLKQSGVEQSLQLLALAVLLFLVLVLWLMGCKRSLRREEPEEGNNGANKEEVRNGLANEEVDVGNAEEEDDANGEEDGNGYGNXEDGNVAGNGEDNIENAVVNEAANAANNDLAIAAYEGDNDLDDNVGRTLMQRIQWPVQDLQAGCEWTMNLMDKYAVYFGHVLSNSFYPVLHQAIGVGSAFEGWSPREQDVVYQVLIPMTPPRGHSFHLELDSAEHRQVRNFRVRVQLECTCTKEQQGENVLCFLHQPEEELRRSQDPSLLDTLCTDSYLDVHKTARWFHQLVRAIWPALPQSHNWHLTLLPSRRCCQFKVTNGRESFRIEVLFGVRRGDSDVFVSSQPKEAHTQSTTWPETYAVAETEFFKHVAKQAPPDSLHLKCLQFFTRLVLGFSFSTYSMKTIVMHLLNVVPVSQWRRRDLLRRLLDIHEGLRFCVQAKHLNHFIVGNQRLPPNIHLPPDVQRGHTYNLFHRLAEESAAHTQAVSEYRDLRKRFQRILLAER